The Dehalococcoidia bacterium genome has a window encoding:
- a CDS encoding ABC transporter permease subunit (The N-terminal region of this protein, as described by TIGR01726, is a three transmembrane segment that identifies a subfamily of ABC transporter permease subunits, which specificities that include histidine, arginine, glutamine, glutamate, L-cystine (sic), the opines (in Agrobacterium) octopine and nopaline, etc.) has translation MFTSIFEQLRSKESFGKKIRVLFYDRTFRNLLVQMIFSILMIMFLWYLVSRALELDLGFSHLRSRAGFGLSHTFLIDYTSNDSRWQAYFAGIINTIRVSIVGILLATLLGVIMGLARLSKNFLISKIAAGYVEFIRNTPLLVQIIFWQLVLLQLPQISNAITFGGLSVWSNRGILLPFINSVENGSLWFLVLLISLIFCLFIRSYLNKIREENTNFFSPNIISLFIFIGIGIIFYFILGIDLYSDIPTLEVNQYGTYIQSGGFLLSPEFAAILFALVIYTGTFITEIVRGSIQSLPKGQTEAALALGLSSYQRITLIILPQALRSIIPPLTNQYLNLTKNSSLSVAIAYPDVFMVSRTIMNNAGHALPMLFLILITFLGLSLFISLFMNFLNRRVTRIGA, from the coding sequence ATGTTTACCTCAATATTTGAACAATTAAGATCCAAAGAATCATTTGGAAAAAAGATTCGAGTTCTTTTTTATGATCGAACTTTTAGAAATCTTTTAGTACAAATGATATTTTCAATCTTAATGATAATGTTTCTCTGGTATCTAGTTTCAAGAGCTCTAGAATTAGATCTTGGCTTTTCTCACCTTAGAAGTAGGGCAGGATTTGGATTGAGTCATACTTTTCTTATTGACTACACAAGTAATGATTCTAGGTGGCAAGCTTATTTTGCTGGAATTATAAATACTATAAGAGTAAGCATTGTAGGAATTTTACTTGCAACCTTGTTAGGTGTAATTATGGGCTTGGCTAGATTATCTAAAAACTTCCTAATAAGTAAAATTGCAGCAGGTTATGTTGAATTTATAAGAAATACACCTCTGCTTGTTCAAATCATATTTTGGCAGCTAGTTTTACTACAATTACCTCAGATTTCAAACGCTATTACTTTCGGTGGACTTTCAGTTTGGTCTAATAGGGGAATACTATTGCCATTCATTAATTCTGTAGAGAACGGCTCTTTGTGGTTTCTTGTTTTGTTGATTAGCTTAATATTTTGTTTGTTTATAAGGTCTTATCTAAATAAAATTAGGGAAGAAAATACCAATTTTTTTTCCCCTAATATTATTTCATTATTTATTTTCATTGGAATAGGGATAATTTTCTACTTTATATTAGGAATTGATCTGTATTCGGATATTCCAACCTTAGAAGTAAATCAATATGGAACATATATTCAATCGGGAGGATTTTTACTTTCACCTGAATTTGCTGCTATATTATTTGCTTTAGTGATTTATACAGGTACATTTATCACAGAAATAGTTAGAGGAAGTATTCAAAGTCTTCCTAAAGGTCAAACAGAAGCAGCACTGGCTCTAGGTCTAAGTTCTTATCAAAGAATCACTCTTATAATTTTGCCTCAAGCTCTAAGATCTATAATTCCCCCCTTGACTAATCAGTATCTAAATTTGACTAAAAATTCTAGTTTGTCAGTTGCTATTGCTTATCCTGATGTTTTTATGGTTTCAAGAACTATTATGAATAATGCTGGTCATGCTTTACCTATGTTATTTTTGATACTAATTACATTTCTAGGTTTGAGTCTATTTATTTCCTTATTTATGAATTTTTTAAATAGAAGAGTTACTAGGATAGGGGCATGA